The proteins below are encoded in one region of Bacteroides uniformis:
- the fucO gene encoding lactaldehyde reductase, whose protein sequence is MYRMILNETSYFGAGCRETIAVEAARRGFKKAFFVTDRDLIRFKVADKVIEVFEKNSIPYELFSDVKANPTITNVQNGVAAFKASGADFIVALGGGSSIDTAKGIGIVVNNPDFADVKSLEGVADTRQKAVPTFALPTTAGTAAEVTINYVIIDEEVKKKMVCVDPNDIPAVAIVDPELMYSMPKGLTAATGMDALTHAIESYITPGAWAMSDMFELKAIEMIAVHLKAAVDNGSDPVAREAMSQAQYIAGMGFSNVGLGIVHSMAHPLGAHYDTPHGVANALLLPYVMEYNAASPAAPKYVHIAKAMGVNTEGMSVEEGICAAIAAVRKLSLSIGIPQRLREINVREEDLHQLAIDAFNDVCTGGNPRPTSVEDIEALYHKAF, encoded by the coding sequence ATGTATAGAATGATATTGAATGAGACCTCTTATTTCGGTGCCGGCTGTCGCGAAACGATTGCCGTGGAGGCTGCCCGCAGAGGTTTCAAAAAGGCTTTCTTTGTAACGGACAGAGATTTGATCCGTTTCAAGGTGGCTGATAAAGTGATTGAAGTTTTCGAGAAGAACAGTATACCTTATGAGCTCTTCAGTGATGTGAAGGCCAATCCTACCATTACCAATGTACAGAATGGTGTGGCTGCTTTCAAGGCATCCGGTGCCGATTTTATCGTGGCTTTGGGTGGCGGCTCTTCCATTGATACGGCAAAAGGTATTGGTATTGTTGTGAATAATCCGGATTTTGCAGATGTGAAGTCTCTGGAAGGTGTGGCGGATACTCGTCAAAAGGCTGTCCCTACTTTTGCTTTACCTACTACGGCGGGAACTGCTGCTGAGGTGACCATCAATTATGTTATCATTGACGAAGAGGTCAAAAAAAAGATGGTTTGTGTAGACCCTAATGATATTCCGGCAGTAGCTATTGTTGACCCGGAGCTGATGTATTCCATGCCGAAAGGATTGACTGCTGCAACCGGTATGGATGCACTGACTCATGCCATAGAAAGCTATATAACGCCGGGTGCATGGGCTATGTCGGATATGTTCGAACTGAAAGCCATTGAAATGATTGCTGTCCATTTGAAAGCTGCCGTAGACAATGGCAGCGATCCGGTTGCCCGCGAGGCCATGTCTCAAGCGCAATACATTGCCGGTATGGGGTTCAGCAATGTCGGTCTGGGCATCGTTCATTCCATGGCCCATCCTTTGGGTGCCCATTATGACACTCCGCATGGGGTGGCCAACGCATTGCTTCTTCCTTACGTAATGGAGTATAATGCAGCGTCCCCGGCTGCTCCTAAATATGTCCATATTGCGAAGGCGATGGGAGTCAATACGGAAGGTATGAGCGTGGAAGAAGGTATATGTGCTGCTATTGCTGCTGTCCGGAAATTGTCTTTAAGTATTGGCATTCCACAGCGGTTGCGTGAAATCAATGTTAGGGAAGAGGATTTGCATCAATTGGCTATCGATGCTTTTAATGATGTCTGCACCGGTGGCAATCCGAGACCTACATCTGTGGAAGATATAGAAGCTCTGTATCATAAAGCTTTTTAA
- a CDS encoding malate dehydrogenase, with product MEFLTNDKLTIVGAAGMIGSNMAQTAIMMHLTPNLCLYDPYAPGLEGVAEELFHCGFEGMNITFTSDIKEALTGAKYVVSSGGAARKAGMTREDLLKGNAAIAEEFGKNVKAYCPDVKHVVVIFNPADITGLITLLYSGLKPSQVTTLAALDSTRLRSELSKHFGIAPDKIENCRTYGGHGEQMAVYASTAKVDGKPLLDIIGTPALTKEQWVEIQTKVTKGGANIIALRGRSSFQSPAYVSIEMIAAAMGGKPFRWPAGTYVHSHGFDHIMMAMETEITKDGVHYKELNGTPEEEAKLKESYAHLCTLRDEVIEMGVLPAIKDWHSINPNID from the coding sequence ATGGAATTTCTGACAAATGACAAATTGACAATCGTCGGCGCAGCCGGCATGATCGGTTCAAACATGGCACAGACTGCAATCATGATGCATCTCACTCCCAACCTATGTCTGTACGACCCTTATGCTCCCGGACTGGAAGGGGTGGCCGAAGAGCTGTTCCACTGCGGATTCGAAGGAATGAACATCACATTTACCTCCGATATCAAAGAAGCGCTGACCGGCGCCAAGTATGTGGTATCATCAGGCGGTGCCGCCCGCAAGGCCGGCATGACCCGCGAAGACCTTTTGAAAGGCAATGCCGCTATTGCCGAAGAATTCGGTAAGAATGTAAAAGCCTACTGTCCGGATGTGAAGCACGTGGTTGTCATTTTCAACCCTGCCGACATCACCGGTCTGATTACCCTATTGTATTCCGGCCTGAAACCTTCACAAGTGACCACACTGGCCGCCCTCGACAGCACCCGCCTGCGTAGTGAACTTTCCAAGCATTTCGGCATCGCCCCCGACAAAATCGAAAATTGCCGTACCTACGGCGGTCATGGTGAACAGATGGCTGTATATGCCTCTACCGCCAAGGTGGACGGTAAACCGTTACTTGATATCATCGGTACCCCTGCCCTGACTAAAGAACAGTGGGTCGAAATCCAGACTAAGGTAACCAAAGGCGGTGCCAACATCATCGCCCTCCGTGGACGTTCTTCCTTCCAGAGTCCGGCATACGTCTCTATCGAAATGATAGCTGCAGCGATGGGTGGCAAACCGTTCCGCTGGCCTGCCGGTACATATGTACACAGCCACGGCTTCGACCACATCATGATGGCAATGGAAACTGAAATTACCAAAGACGGTGTACACTATAAGGAACTGAACGGCACGCCCGAAGAAGAAGCCAAACTGAAAGAAAGCTATGCCCATCTCTGCACACTTCGTGACGAGGTGATAGAAATGGGTGTACTGCCTGCCATCAAAGACTGGCACAGCATCAATCCGAATATCGACTGA
- a CDS encoding L-rhamnose/proton symporter RhaT, whose amino-acid sequence MEIILGLLIIAIGAFCQSSCYVPINRIKEWSWESYWIVQGVFAWLVFPFLGALLAVPAGNSLFEIYANNPADTLWTMFFGALWGVGGLTFGLSMRYLGVALGQSIALGTCAGLGTILTPVFTGKAGDLTTSVIVGVVVTLVGIGIIGLAGSMKSASLSEEEKKKAVKDFNFTKGIIVALLAGFMSACFSIGLGFGEKLCFAESADIFKTLPATLMVTLGGFITNAVYCFYQNSRNKSWGDYGKKSLYVNNVLFCALAGVLWYSQFFGLSLGKGFLAASPVLLTFSWCILMSLNVTFSNVWGILLKEWKGCTPKTITVLVIGLAVLIISSFLPQLLG is encoded by the coding sequence ATGGAAATAATATTAGGGTTATTGATTATTGCCATCGGAGCATTCTGCCAATCCAGTTGCTATGTACCCATTAACCGCATCAAGGAGTGGAGCTGGGAGTCGTATTGGATTGTACAAGGTGTTTTCGCTTGGCTGGTTTTTCCGTTCTTGGGCGCGTTGCTGGCAGTACCTGCCGGCAATTCGCTGTTCGAGATTTATGCAAACAATCCTGCGGATACGCTTTGGACTATGTTCTTCGGAGCTTTATGGGGAGTGGGGGGACTGACGTTTGGTTTGTCTATGCGCTATTTGGGCGTAGCTCTTGGGCAGTCTATCGCTTTGGGTACTTGTGCCGGATTGGGAACGATATTGACTCCGGTATTTACTGGTAAGGCAGGAGATTTGACAACATCGGTTATTGTTGGTGTAGTGGTCACGTTGGTAGGTATTGGCATTATCGGTCTGGCCGGTAGCATGAAGTCTGCCAGCCTGAGCGAAGAAGAGAAGAAGAAGGCCGTAAAGGATTTCAATTTTACTAAAGGTATTATTGTAGCCCTTCTTGCCGGATTTATGAGTGCGTGTTTCAGTATAGGATTGGGTTTTGGAGAGAAACTCTGTTTTGCTGAAAGTGCGGATATATTCAAGACACTGCCTGCTACATTGATGGTGACACTGGGTGGTTTCATTACGAATGCCGTCTATTGTTTCTATCAGAATTCCAGGAACAAAAGTTGGGGCGATTATGGCAAGAAATCCCTTTATGTAAACAATGTCTTGTTTTGTGCTTTGGCCGGTGTGTTGTGGTACAGCCAGTTCTTTGGTCTTAGCTTGGGTAAGGGATTCCTTGCTGCCTCTCCGGTATTGCTCACATTCTCGTGGTGCATCCTGATGTCGTTGAACGTAACGTTCTCCAATGTTTGGGGTATCCTTTTGAAGGAATGGAAAGGGTGTACACCCAAGACAATTACAGTGCTTGTCATAGGCTTGGCAGTCTTGATAATTTCTTCTTTCCTGCCACAGTTGCTGGGGTAA
- the rhaD gene encoding rhamnulose-1-phosphate aldolase has product MKSILENRPALAAEVNKVAEVAGYLWQKGWAERNGGNITVNITEFVDDEIKAMPAISEVKSIGATLPYLKDCYFYCKGTNKRMRDLARWPMENGSVIRILDDCASYVIIADQSVQPTSELPSHLSVHNNLIAKGSPYKASVHTHPIELVAMTHNKKFLEKDVASNLLWSMIPETKAFCPRGLGIIPYQLPSSVELAEATIRELDDYDVVMWEKHGVFAVDVDVMAAFDQVDVLNKSALIYIAAKNMGFEPDGMSQLQMKEMSVAFNLPK; this is encoded by the coding sequence ATGAAATCAATTCTAGAAAATCGTCCGGCGCTGGCTGCGGAAGTTAATAAGGTGGCTGAGGTGGCTGGTTATCTCTGGCAGAAAGGTTGGGCAGAACGTAATGGGGGCAATATTACGGTCAACATCACTGAGTTTGTAGACGATGAAATCAAGGCTATGCCCGCCATTAGTGAGGTGAAATCAATCGGTGCTACTTTACCTTATTTGAAAGACTGCTATTTTTATTGCAAAGGCACCAACAAGCGTATGCGCGATTTGGCCCGTTGGCCGATGGAGAACGGTTCGGTCATCCGCATTTTGGATGACTGTGCCAGCTATGTCATTATAGCCGACCAGTCTGTACAGCCTACATCGGAACTTCCTTCCCATCTTAGTGTACACAACAATCTGATAGCGAAAGGTTCTCCCTATAAAGCTTCGGTGCATACGCATCCTATTGAGCTGGTAGCCATGACTCACAACAAGAAGTTTCTGGAAAAAGATGTAGCTTCGAACCTGCTTTGGAGTATGATACCGGAAACAAAGGCTTTCTGTCCCCGCGGTTTGGGTATCATCCCTTATCAACTTCCCAGTTCGGTAGAATTGGCTGAGGCTACCATCCGCGAACTGGATGACTATGATGTAGTGATGTGGGAGAAACATGGTGTGTTTGCTGTGGATGTGGATGTGATGGCTGCTTTCGACCAGGTGGATGTACTCAATAAATCCGCCCTTATTTATATCGCTGCCAAAAATATGGGTTTTGAACCGGATGGTATGAGCCAGCTTCAAATGAAGGAAATGTCCGTAGCGTTTAATTTGCCCAAATAA